From the genome of Vicia villosa cultivar HV-30 ecotype Madison, WI linkage group LG2, Vvil1.0, whole genome shotgun sequence, one region includes:
- the LOC131652599 gene encoding uncharacterized protein LOC131652599 has product MDIEIESAKCECCGLKEDCTQDYISEVKSKFGGKWLCGLCSEAVRDEAIRGKRTFAMEEAMKSHMLFCRRIKSNPAVCVADGMRQMLRRRSTELSSSNKRSAKSTTTS; this is encoded by the coding sequence ATGGATATCGAGATAGAGTCAGCAAAGTGTGAGTGTTGTGGCTTGAAAGAGGATTGCACTCAAGACTACATCAGTGAGGTGAAGTCGAAATTTGGTGGAAAATGGTTATGTGGGTTGTGTTCAGAAGCTGTTAGAGATGAAGCTATTAGAGGGAAAAGGACATTTGCAATGGAAGAAGCAATGAAATCTCACATGTTGTTCTGTCGTCGGATTAAATCGAATCCTGCCGTTTGTGTTGCTGATGGTATGAGACAGATGCTTAGGAGAAGGTCAACTGAGTTGTCTTCATCAAACAAACGCAGTGCGAAGTCAACCACGACTTCTTAA